The Pseudanabaena sp. PCC 6802 genomic interval TTCGACTCGTTTGCCTCTTTCCAAATGTCGTTGCTGGTACGCTCGATCGCGCCCGCATAGTAGGCATTACGTCCGAGATGAGTAAAGCTATGGTAATGTCCGCAGGCAACGTAATCCCAGGGCATCTCCATCAAATCTGCGGGGATATCGTAGCCGCCGTAGTCATTAATGCGATCGCTGTCCACCGTGCCGTGCAGCATCAGCAGGTTATAGGTGAAATCTGGATCGGGACGAATTTGCACTGGGTCAAATTGCTCTAAGGCGCTATGGGGCAGGCAAAATATCTTGGCATGGCGATCGTCAGTGGCTATTGCTTCTGGCTTTTGCGTGACTACGCTAACATCGGGGATCAGACTGAGTAATTCCAAAATGCAGCGGTTGTCGGAGGATTTAACTGATTCGTGATTACCAGCAATTACGACAATCTTAGCATCGCACTTTTGACGGAATTTGACTAATTCTCTCTGCGTTTGCACTACGGCTAAATTGCCAGGACGGGGGACGTGGAAAACATCGCCAGCAATCAATACGATATCTGGTTGCAGGGATACAGTGCGTTCCAATGCTTCTCGAAACGCATTAAAGACATCGGCTTCCCGCCGATTCACGCCCTGACTGGTCATGCGGCTGTAAGCACGATATCCCAAATGCAGATCGGCAAGATGAACCAGGCGCATATGTTTTTCGCTCCATAATTAACCAACTGCAAACTCGGTAAACTTGCGTTTTGAGGGAGACTGAAATCCTAACACAATGTCTTGCTTAGCCACTCCCAATGCCACTAGATCGTCAGCAACTTGCCGTTCTGTTCCATTGTGCTGCAGCCATATTTTGCCATCCTTAATATCGAGATGAAGAATACAACCATAGACTCGGCGATCGTTTTGCCATCCCACCTGAACTAACTGATAGTGATGATGTTTGACATCAGCGATCGTTTCAGTCTCAACCTCTGAATCCGATGACCTCAGTTGACAGTACTGACTTAAAAGCATTTGAATGATTTTTGCATATTTCTCTAACTTTTCCATTTCACAATGACCTCCCGATTGATGTCATACACTAACAACTTCATTTGATTCTGTTGTACGATCTCTTGAGTAAAAGGCAGCTTAAAGAAAGTATCGTAAGTATCCAATGGTACTGCTAAATATAAGGTGCGCTCTGCTTCTTGCTGTTGCAATACTGCTCGATAATTGATGAACTGTCCCAAAGCTAAATGAAATTCATAAATTGCCGACTGTCCTAAAAAGCTTTTCACCTCAACAGCGATTTTCTCACCGTTGCGCTCTGCTCCAATTACCTTTTCAGCACCTAGATCGATATACATTTCCACTGCTCCCCAACGAATTTCGAGGGGATCGGCCGTGATGTTCCAGCCTTCATTTTGTAATGCAACTTTAACTACTTGATGAAAGGCATCTTTGGCAGACATTGTATAAACTTGGTATATATAACTTGCTTAAAATCTAGTGGTCTAACAGATAGAGCTTCACAGGCGGCAAGTGCATAACTCAGCATGAGCGTGTACCGACCGCCCTGTGCAAGAGCTTTATGGGAGCGGGAGACCAGCGGAGCGAATAGCAAGTTTGACAACCCCTTTTACAACATCGCTTATTGTTGCGCTTATTGCTGCATCTCCTAGAGACTGACCCCACTTGAGCAACTTATCACGGATAGAGGGATTACTCTCAACTTGCAGTGCTAAGTCTTGAGCAATCTGAGTTGAAGCAACATCAATTGGAACACCGCTATTGTGCAACTGGTTAAGTAAATCCTGAATTTGAGCCGCCGCTTGAGTCAAATTCTGACTCATACTAATAAAATCACCTTGAACATAGGTTCCAGTGTTAGATTCAATGTAATTGCCACCGCCTGTATTGATGATTCGATTTTGTTGTCCTGTCATGTGATTCATAGCCTCAAATGATTTGTAACAACGCATGAAGTCGCTGTGAATTTTTATTGTATCTGCTTCTGGAGGAACGCTAACCCTAATTACAACAACTCCGTCTCCTTTATTTTCAATACTCTGGATGGCTAGTCTGACTCCTTCATTCTTGACTTGTATATTATTAAATGAGTATTCAAAAGCATTCCATTTAATAATATTCTCAAAAACAAGGTCAAAAGTTTCTAATGGTTTT includes:
- a CDS encoding metallophosphoesterase family protein: MRLVHLADLHLGYRAYSRMTSQGVNRREADVFNAFREALERTVSLQPDIVLIAGDVFHVPRPGNLAVVQTQRELVKFRQKCDAKIVVIAGNHESVKSSDNRCILELLSLIPDVSVVTQKPEAIATDDRHAKIFCLPHSALEQFDPVQIRPDPDFTYNLLMLHGTVDSDRINDYGGYDIPADLMEMPWDYVACGHYHSFTHLGRNAYYAGAIERTSNDIWKEANESKGFVEFNLETHAANFHALTTPRPTIDLPAIDAHGKEAEEIDRLISDRAQQVDITDKIVRQRLINLPKSIQRQLDYQTIRALQTRATHYLFEARSPEANTRESDGNETEKRQGSLLEQAREFLQQQELPAGVDRDRFVATGLSYLAADEI
- a CDS encoding XisI protein, giving the protein MEKLEKYAKIIQMLLSQYCQLRSSDSEVETETIADVKHHHYQLVQVGWQNDRRVYGCILHLDIKDGKIWLQHNGTERQVADDLVALGVAKQDIVLGFQSPSKRKFTEFAVG
- a CDS encoding XisH family protein, whose amino-acid sequence is MSAKDAFHQVVKVALQNEGWNITADPLEIRWGAVEMYIDLGAEKVIGAERNGEKIAVEVKSFLGQSAIYEFHLALGQFINYRAVLQQQEAERTLYLAVPLDTYDTFFKLPFTQEIVQQNQMKLLVYDINREVIVKWKS